One genomic window of Indioceanicola profundi includes the following:
- a CDS encoding LysR family transcriptional regulator, whose protein sequence is MPDTDDMTIFARVVELGSLSAAGRSLRMSPALVSNRIARLESQLGVRLLNRTTRRVDCTGEGSSFYEHCRVILAQLEQARSELAERTARPSGPIKVTAPCGFGRRYVAPHIPAFLERFPDIQVRLDLTDRLVDLIEEQVDLAIRIAALEDSTAIARTLAANRRVIVAAPAYLARHGRPELPEDLLHHNCLLLRFPGSQQYRWTLETPHGPVTLPVSGNMDSSNGEVLRDWCIAGHGLALKSLWEVWEDLRDGRLEAVLPGFPPPGHAVTALYPNSRHLPVRVRVLIDFLVELFGPVPPWEREWARD, encoded by the coding sequence GTGCCCGATACCGATGACATGACGATCTTCGCGCGGGTGGTGGAGCTTGGCAGCCTGTCGGCGGCCGGGCGCTCCCTCCGCATGTCGCCGGCGCTGGTCAGCAACCGCATCGCGCGGCTGGAATCGCAGCTCGGCGTTCGGCTGCTGAACCGCACCACCCGCCGTGTCGACTGCACGGGCGAGGGGTCCAGCTTCTATGAGCATTGCCGCGTCATCCTGGCCCAGTTGGAGCAGGCGCGCAGCGAACTGGCGGAGCGCACGGCCCGCCCCTCCGGCCCGATCAAGGTGACGGCGCCCTGCGGGTTCGGACGGCGCTACGTGGCCCCGCACATCCCGGCCTTCCTGGAGCGGTTTCCCGATATCCAGGTTCGCCTGGACCTGACCGACCGGCTGGTGGACCTGATCGAGGAACAGGTGGATCTGGCGATCCGCATCGCGGCGCTCGAGGATTCCACCGCCATCGCCCGCACGCTGGCCGCCAACCGGCGCGTCATCGTGGCGGCCCCGGCCTATCTCGCCCGGCATGGCCGGCCGGAGCTGCCGGAGGATCTGCTGCATCACAACTGCCTGCTTCTGCGCTTCCCCGGCTCGCAGCAATACCGCTGGACGCTGGAGACGCCGCACGGCCCCGTGACCCTGCCGGTATCGGGCAACATGGATTCCAGCAATGGGGAAGTGCTGCGGGACTGGTGCATTGCCGGGCACGGGCTGGCGCTGAAATCCCTGTGGGAGGTCTGGGAGGATCTACGGGACGGCAGGCTGGAGGCGGTGCTGCCGGGTTTCCCGCCGCCCGGCCACGCCGTTACCGCCCTTTATCCCAACAGCCGGCATCTGCCTGTCCGGGTGCGGGTGCTGATCGACTTCCTGGTCGAACTGTTCGGCCCGGTCCCGCCCTGGGAGCGGGAATGGGCGCGGGATTAG
- a CDS encoding HupE/UreJ family protein: MRPTPFLLSLGLALIAAPAAAHSGHGNIGGFVAGLAHPLLGLDHMLAMAAVGLWAAQLGGRALWQVPAAFLGVMALGAGLAMSGLTLPQVEGMILASVLVLGLAVAWAGRLPVSAAVGVAGLFALFHGAAHGQELPAGAGAGFYAAGFLLATTALHAIGLALAAAAPRRFHMASRLIGGLTALGGLALAVS, encoded by the coding sequence TTGCGCCCGACCCCGTTTCTCCTCTCCCTCGGTCTAGCCCTGATCGCGGCGCCGGCCGCGGCCCATAGCGGCCATGGAAATATCGGCGGCTTCGTCGCCGGCCTTGCCCATCCGCTGCTGGGGCTGGATCACATGCTGGCCATGGCGGCGGTCGGCCTCTGGGCCGCACAGCTCGGCGGGCGGGCGTTGTGGCAGGTGCCGGCGGCGTTCCTGGGCGTCATGGCGCTGGGAGCCGGCCTCGCCATGTCGGGCCTGACGCTGCCGCAGGTGGAGGGGATGATCCTGGCCTCCGTCCTGGTCCTCGGCCTCGCCGTGGCCTGGGCGGGCCGGCTGCCGGTTTCGGCGGCGGTGGGCGTGGCCGGGCTGTTCGCCCTGTTCCATGGGGCCGCGCACGGGCAGGAGCTTCCGGCCGGGGCGGGGGCGGGCTTCTACGCCGCCGGCTTCCTTCTCGCCACCACGGCGCTGCATGCCATCGGCCTGGCGCTGGCCGCGGCGGCGCCCCGGCGCTTCCACATGGCGTCGCGCCTGATCGGCGGGCTGACGGCGCTGGGCGGCTTGGCACTTGCGGTTTCCTGA
- the ureG gene encoding urease accessory protein UreG, giving the protein MTVTSGNGPLRVGIGGPVGSGKTALTDRLCKLMRGPYDVAAITNDIYTKEDAEFLTRSGALVPERIMGVETGGCPHTAIREDASINLAAVDQMNARFPGLELIFIESGGDNLAATFSPELADITIYVIDVSAGDKIPRKGGPGITRSDLLVINKIDLAPLVGASLEVMDRDARRMRGERPFLFTNLKENRGVHDIARFIVRTGGLPERPLPETI; this is encoded by the coding sequence ATGACCGTGACTTCAGGCAACGGCCCCCTGCGGGTCGGGATCGGCGGCCCGGTCGGCTCCGGCAAGACGGCGCTGACCGACCGGCTCTGCAAGCTGATGCGTGGGCCCTACGATGTGGCCGCCATCACCAACGACATCTACACCAAGGAGGATGCGGAGTTCCTCACCCGCTCCGGCGCGCTCGTCCCGGAACGGATCATGGGGGTGGAGACGGGCGGATGCCCCCATACCGCCATCCGGGAGGATGCCAGCATTAATCTGGCCGCGGTGGACCAGATGAACGCCCGCTTCCCCGGCCTGGAACTGATCTTCATCGAGAGCGGCGGCGACAATCTGGCCGCGACCTTCAGCCCGGAGCTGGCGGACATCACGATCTACGTCATCGATGTCTCCGCCGGGGACAAGATCCCGCGCAAGGGCGGGCCGGGCATCACCCGCTCCGACCTGCTGGTGATCAACAAGATCGATCTCGCCCCGCTGGTGGGCGCGTCGCTGGAGGTGATGGACCGGGATGCCCGCAGGATGCGCGGCGAGCGGCCCTTCCTCTTCACCAACCTCAAGGAAAACAGGGGCGTGCACGACATCGCCCGCTTCATCGTCCGGACCGGCGGCCTGCCCGAACGTCCGTTGCCCGAAACCATCTAG
- a CDS encoding urease accessory protein UreF — protein MRIVTSTITTTATATATTTAMGTAMTTDAALYRLLAWTSPAYPVGAFSYSHGLEWAVEAGQVRDVDGAVAYIAAVLERGGGWVDAVLFAATHRVAGDPAELDGLADLAAAFRASSETALESRQQGQAFLTVTRRAWPHPLLDEFARRRAGLPVAHCTAMAVACAAHGIALEPALHAYLHGIASNLVSAAVRLVPLGQTDGQIATARLGQAVAAVGRAALAADIDELGTAAPGLELCSLAHETQYTRLFRS, from the coding sequence ATGCGCATAGTCACGAGCACCATCACGACCACGGCCACGGCCACGGCCACGACCACGGCCATGGGCACCGCCATGACCACTGACGCCGCCCTGTACCGCCTGCTGGCCTGGACCTCGCCGGCATATCCGGTGGGGGCGTTCAGCTACAGCCACGGGCTGGAATGGGCGGTGGAGGCGGGGCAGGTGCGGGATGTGGACGGCGCCGTCGCCTATATCGCCGCCGTGCTGGAACGCGGCGGGGGATGGGTGGATGCCGTGCTGTTCGCCGCCACGCACCGGGTTGCCGGCGATCCCGCGGAACTGGACGGGCTGGCCGACCTTGCCGCGGCCTTCCGCGCCTCCTCCGAAACGGCGCTGGAAAGCCGGCAGCAGGGGCAGGCCTTCCTGACCGTGACCCGCCGGGCCTGGCCGCATCCCCTGCTGGACGAGTTCGCCAGGCGGAGGGCCGGGCTGCCGGTCGCGCATTGCACGGCGATGGCGGTTGCCTGCGCCGCCCACGGGATCGCCCTGGAACCGGCGCTGCACGCCTATCTGCACGGCATCGCGTCCAATCTGGTCTCCGCCGCCGTGCGGCTGGTGCCGCTGGGGCAGACCGACGGGCAGATCGCCACGGCCCGGCTGGGGCAGGCGGTCGCCGCGGTCGGCAGGGCGGCCCTGGCCGCGGATATCGACGAGCTGGGCACGGCGGCGCCGGGCCTGGAACTCTGCTCCCTTGCGCACGAAACCCAGTATACGAGGCTGTTCCGCTCATGA